The proteins below come from a single Vallitalea longa genomic window:
- a CDS encoding ATP-binding protein yields the protein MKKTEFYNSVENARQEAYETNVANKIIDQLKKLRFSNNENSAKRWIWELCQNAKDVCNSTGKVKISIYLDKENKKVFFRHNGKAFTTENLVYLIEQVSTKDRILEGDDRKSGKFGTGFLTTHLLSETVKISGLVIDRNKDLARFCITLDRTGRKKSEIIESIHRSIEQLRDCKPIDGCEIVDENDYNTVFEYDLDDSGLEVAMEGLKNLRISAPYVLSMLHEIEEIRIDPFGEVYAYKMEYNYLLENAAVYEIESQINGEKHKSYILNLTEEDITISIMFEKKEGNIFIKSYDKEQPKIFCDFPLVGTDDFPFPVIINSTYFNPTEPRDGIFLTSKSKIEEEIKENRQILVKGCELYKCLLQYVSKNGWYGIYNITKLDRYEIKEWYDDKWIKDKIVDACKKTILSTPIIENCKKERIEINDRFGDTQVLIVSNCDNLVRTQLWELGSVLYPEAIPCYEEFHYWYNSLWNKCRNFTFHELTNRLNGLGNIAKLCALLGHTKWSEWLENYYRLAGCNKEFVEVITSNQVAVVPNQNGDFCLLSELAIDDNVLIEYKELLNFFGVDCKKSLIHLQLPNQAWFSCKYYHNSDILKAIEDNVDNSDKGHLEKIYFNIIQLSTSNYKGIEQQKKIIEYASVIFKAHFSIKYVEIVSDKLLENGYKYIMTSIADYISECESIDNLAQHVGRENKNMLHWISDFIEFAVANEYGNLIEKSTKPILPNQNGVFVVKDNLFLDDEMDDTLKDLAKFAGYDVRKELLAKEIYLKLPENRTKRDEDLSLCITQYVKKHKGSNLEVVKKCFSKLLVWINDNDDKAKVIFEELYDKKYYLYDDKEIAENIRKAEAFDILMQKYDISDPDVLEDIICQSQINSDEAFVEPKEEVTEEVLLQCGIDSEDELNKAFSNKMFADNFVRETKQGSSVYEYVRQILERSKNRIIKYLSHKDDYDLSKFQQVARTVFIIKKGKEEIYLLTRPSDGGEIRLYYETEKDVLDYSKDWELWVEDGKNEPEKITFGRMIKLTGINRIPLTRIKEIR from the coding sequence ATGAAAAAAACAGAATTTTATAATAGCGTTGAAAATGCAAGACAGGAAGCATATGAAACAAACGTGGCAAATAAAATAATTGATCAGCTAAAAAAACTGCGTTTTAGTAATAATGAAAATAGTGCAAAACGGTGGATTTGGGAACTGTGCCAGAATGCAAAGGATGTATGCAATTCTACAGGAAAAGTAAAAATAAGTATATATTTAGATAAAGAGAACAAAAAAGTATTTTTTCGCCATAATGGAAAAGCCTTTACAACAGAGAATCTTGTGTATCTCATTGAACAGGTTTCGACTAAAGATCGTATACTAGAGGGTGATGACAGAAAAAGTGGAAAATTTGGGACTGGCTTTTTAACAACACATTTGTTATCAGAGACTGTGAAAATATCAGGTTTAGTAATTGATAGAAATAAAGATTTGGCTCGTTTCTGTATTACATTGGACAGAACTGGAAGAAAAAAGTCAGAGATTATAGAATCTATCCATCGTTCAATTGAGCAGTTGCGTGACTGTAAACCCATAGATGGTTGTGAAATTGTTGATGAAAATGATTATAATACTGTATTTGAATATGATTTGGATGATAGTGGACTAGAGGTTGCTATGGAGGGATTAAAAAATTTAAGAATTTCAGCTCCGTATGTACTCTCTATGCTGCATGAAATTGAAGAGATTAGAATTGATCCATTTGGAGAAGTATATGCCTATAAAATGGAATATAATTATTTATTAGAAAACGCTGCTGTTTATGAAATCGAAAGTCAGATTAACGGTGAAAAACATAAAAGTTATATATTAAATTTAACAGAAGAAGATATAACTATATCTATTATGTTTGAGAAAAAAGAAGGTAATATATTTATTAAGTCATATGATAAAGAACAACCAAAGATTTTCTGCGATTTTCCATTGGTGGGAACAGATGATTTTCCGTTTCCTGTTATTATTAACTCTACATACTTTAATCCCACCGAACCACGTGATGGGATATTTCTTACTAGTAAGTCAAAAATTGAGGAAGAGATAAAAGAAAATCGCCAAATATTAGTTAAGGGTTGCGAATTATATAAGTGCTTATTACAATACGTATCTAAAAATGGTTGGTATGGAATATATAATATTACCAAATTGGACAGATATGAGATAAAGGAATGGTATGATGATAAGTGGATTAAAGATAAAATTGTTGATGCGTGTAAAAAAACAATATTAAGTACTCCTATCATAGAAAATTGTAAAAAGGAACGGATAGAAATTAATGATAGGTTTGGGGACACGCAGGTACTTATTGTTTCAAATTGTGATAATTTAGTTAGGACACAATTATGGGAATTGGGTAGTGTTTTATATCCAGAGGCTATTCCATGTTATGAAGAGTTTCATTATTGGTATAACTCCTTGTGGAATAAATGTAGAAATTTCACATTTCATGAGTTGACAAATAGATTAAATGGATTAGGTAATATAGCCAAGCTTTGTGCACTCTTAGGTCATACCAAATGGAGTGAGTGGTTAGAAAATTATTACCGTTTGGCAGGATGCAATAAAGAATTTGTAGAGGTGATAACCAGCAATCAAGTTGCTGTTGTTCCTAATCAAAACGGTGATTTTTGTCTATTATCTGAATTAGCTATTGATGATAATGTATTGATTGAGTATAAGGAACTTTTGAATTTTTTTGGTGTGGATTGTAAGAAGTCGCTGATACATTTGCAACTACCAAATCAAGCGTGGTTTTCATGCAAATATTATCACAACTCCGATATATTAAAAGCGATAGAAGATAATGTAGATAATTCAGATAAAGGGCACTTAGAGAAGATTTATTTTAATATTATCCAACTGTCTACTTCCAATTATAAAGGAATAGAGCAACAGAAAAAAATTATTGAGTATGCTTCAGTAATTTTTAAAGCGCATTTTTCTATTAAATATGTGGAAATTGTTTCTGATAAGCTCTTAGAAAATGGATATAAATATATCATGACAAGCATTGCTGACTATATTAGTGAGTGTGAAAGTATAGATAACCTTGCCCAGCATGTGGGAAGAGAAAATAAAAATATGCTGCATTGGATTTCTGATTTTATTGAATTTGCAGTTGCAAATGAATATGGGAACTTGATTGAAAAAAGTACAAAACCTATATTACCTAATCAGAATGGTGTTTTCGTTGTAAAAGATAATCTGTTCTTAGATGATGAAATGGATGATACATTAAAGGATTTGGCGAAATTTGCAGGATATGATGTGAGGAAAGAATTGCTTGCTAAAGAAATTTATTTAAAGTTACCAGAGAACCGTACAAAAAGAGATGAAGATTTGTCTTTGTGTATTACCCAATATGTAAAGAAACACAAGGGAAGTAACTTGGAAGTAGTAAAAAAATGTTTTAGTAAATTACTTGTGTGGATAAATGATAATGATGATAAAGCAAAGGTAATTTTTGAAGAGTTATATGATAAGAAGTATTATTTATATGATGACAAAGAAATTGCTGAGAATATAAGGAAGGCAGAAGCATTTGATATTCTTATGCAAAAATATGATATATCGGATCCTGATGTGTTGGAAGACATTATCTGTCAGAGCCAAATTAATAGTGATGAAGCTTTTGTTGAGCCAAAAGAAGAAGTAACAGAAGAAGTGTTACTTCAATGTGGTATTGATTCAGAGGACGAATTGAACAAAGCATTTAGTAATAAGATGTTTGCGGATAATTTTGTGCGAGAAACAAAACAAGGTAGTTCAGTTTACGAGTATGTAAGACAAATCCTTGAGCGCTCCAAGAATAGGATTATTAAATATCTTAGTCACAAAGATGATTACGACTTATCCAAATTTCAGCAGGTAGCTCGGACTGTATTTATAATAAAAAAAGGGAAAGAGGAAATATATCTTTTGACAAGACCTTCTGATGGAGGAGAAATTCGTCTATATTATGAAACAGAAAAGGATGTTTTAGACTATTCTAAAGATTGGGAACTTTGGGTTGAAGATGGAAAAAATGAGCCTGAGAAGATTACCTTTGGAAGAATGATAAAACTTACAGGTATTAATAGAATTCCATTAACGAGAATAAAGGAGATTAGATAA
- a CDS encoding AAA domain-containing protein, which produces MKMLEAIDYFIEYEGHNILHSIANIKSKLDLKNDKVTKPKEIIEVVSARKYNKALQIIDWKLNKLDNEKKENVRKKLKNLIYTKNIIASEEIKSCVDEIFHMLYTSEKKEFIKKQKNDILEVISQNDFLLMYPVYNFGSTLIPMCTYHCTYNDDKVVILEYTFTEELFLGIMGYDNDIDAYFDSKKDRQNFFRSINSYDNNNIIELTDIILEEIYKKIPKSKMILQSKQQKHFKIAIDGSFSEYVAPFKEELLLVKHNLQSKESILLNKYLINETSKEYHLSMSRISHHGSYPFEIDYIKESLPKYGVNEKQWSIIDRSQNSNMLAVTGPPGTGKTTVLKEIIADNFVKKTKALIDVWDKDWTMCKSGVYESPLGGENNYSILISSTNNNAVDNLGDELAKEIKLFNRSKLSRVKSTFCAKMGKKDNIETFIKECFLPLIQTLNDIEEYNEDLSLNKEFINIYIDIEKFNESIALFDNVKDELESVGINVFDYDSVNQIDMELQEKSNQINDDICTNKEIIKSLESKINDDQHEIVKDNKKIGTLENELDNIKTRQESINNIKSIPVIGRVYLLFVSKEITELDIKTENTNKELSGYRDSSLFLSNEVIKNEKEINKIKQQNIELNDILNKNKLVTGVISRYLSRYIEFKQLMNNYNINLDVNESRYKICNCEALRMKRSRLFQLALFINEAYIIKYRKQITEDLTIILNEPVGILFSKYYRSTYIYEESVEKDLRALWEVYFLCFPVITTTLHSLHKGSFHMIDNIFDLLLIDEAGQVMPHYLVGPMYRSRRAIIVGDVLQLNPVRNQVYPEVFEKYEKQYGLNDIYNLDNQSAQSFANRVTDYYELLDNKKIGIILEEHRRCENNIVMFSNDHVYSNRMKIVKMNETKELLGTNLAFVDVRGIKNKDYTNNAEVNICKAIVAELKKTSPNSEIGIITPYKNQEKLLEYNINSTNIECGTVHRFQGKGKDIIIISLVVSSIKDKKGLSFLGAEPNFLNVALTRAKKQLIIVGNYDILDGSHYLSKLKQTISTHGNVYSFFHDEFKMNMEVYKQMQRIMSFSLIKNEEYNRIFAKFEAVKGLLSNDEHYKLLNSLFETTESIEVCSPWINRVVAKNDYIEKIQSYVETGKKYKIFFGNKKTKYTLSSREEIRRIVEKDSRYATTDNKIEDEVEMIMSIQRAIGENLVYKPPMHTKILIINNQYMVIGSHNWLCKNGLGHNSPDELSCIVEDESMIQYVRSEIMKCL; this is translated from the coding sequence ATGAAAATGTTAGAGGCAATAGATTATTTTATTGAATATGAAGGTCACAATATCTTACATAGTATTGCAAATATCAAATCTAAACTTGATTTGAAAAATGACAAGGTAACTAAACCAAAAGAAATTATAGAAGTTGTTTCAGCACGAAAATATAATAAAGCATTACAAATAATTGATTGGAAATTAAATAAACTGGATAATGAGAAGAAAGAAAATGTTAGAAAAAAACTAAAGAATTTAATTTACACTAAAAATATTATTGCATCAGAAGAAATAAAAAGTTGTGTTGATGAGATTTTTCACATGCTTTATACATCCGAAAAAAAAGAGTTTATCAAAAAACAGAAAAATGATATTTTAGAAGTAATATCACAAAATGATTTTTTATTAATGTATCCAGTGTATAACTTTGGATCAACATTGATTCCAATGTGTACTTATCATTGCACTTACAACGATGACAAAGTAGTAATACTAGAATATACATTTACGGAAGAACTGTTTTTGGGTATCATGGGTTATGATAATGATATTGATGCGTATTTTGATAGCAAAAAAGATCGACAAAATTTTTTTCGTTCCATTAATAGTTATGATAACAATAATATTATTGAATTGACAGACATTATTTTAGAAGAGATTTATAAAAAAATACCTAAGTCGAAAATGATATTACAGTCAAAACAACAGAAGCACTTTAAGATTGCTATAGATGGAAGTTTCTCAGAATATGTTGCTCCTTTTAAAGAAGAATTGTTGCTGGTTAAACATAATCTTCAAAGTAAAGAATCTATATTATTAAATAAATACTTAATAAATGAAACATCCAAAGAATACCATTTGTCAATGTCTAGAATATCACATCATGGAAGTTATCCATTTGAAATAGATTATATAAAGGAATCACTTCCCAAATATGGAGTTAACGAAAAGCAATGGTCAATAATTGATAGAAGTCAAAATAGTAATATGCTGGCTGTTACAGGCCCACCAGGAACTGGGAAAACTACTGTACTTAAAGAGATTATTGCAGATAATTTTGTTAAAAAGACAAAAGCATTAATTGATGTATGGGATAAAGATTGGACTATGTGTAAAAGTGGGGTTTACGAATCACCTCTTGGTGGTGAGAATAATTATTCAATCCTTATTAGTTCTACAAATAATAATGCAGTAGATAATTTGGGAGATGAATTAGCCAAAGAGATAAAACTGTTTAATAGAAGTAAGTTGAGTAGAGTAAAAAGTACTTTTTGTGCAAAAATGGGTAAAAAGGATAACATTGAAACTTTTATTAAAGAATGTTTTTTACCTTTAATTCAAACATTGAATGATATTGAAGAATATAATGAAGATCTATCATTAAACAAAGAATTTATAAATATATATATTGATATTGAAAAATTTAATGAAAGTATAGCATTGTTTGATAATGTTAAAGATGAGCTTGAAAGTGTAGGAATTAATGTATTTGATTATGATAGTGTCAATCAAATAGATATGGAATTACAAGAAAAAAGCAATCAGATTAATGATGATATCTGTACTAATAAAGAAATTATTAAATCACTTGAGTCTAAAATAAACGATGATCAACATGAGATTGTAAAAGATAATAAGAAAATAGGGACTTTAGAAAATGAATTAGACAACATTAAAACTAGACAAGAATCAATCAATAATATTAAGTCCATCCCTGTTATCGGACGAGTTTATTTATTATTTGTCAGTAAAGAAATTACTGAACTTGATATAAAAACTGAAAATACAAACAAAGAACTTAGTGGTTACAGAGATTCTAGTTTGTTTTTATCAAATGAGGTAATAAAAAATGAAAAGGAAATTAATAAAATTAAACAACAGAATATAGAACTGAATGATATATTAAATAAAAATAAATTAGTTACAGGAGTTATAAGTAGATATTTATCTAGATATATAGAATTCAAACAATTAATGAATAATTATAACATTAATCTAGATGTCAATGAATCAAGATATAAAATTTGTAATTGTGAAGCATTGCGGATGAAAAGAAGTAGACTGTTTCAATTGGCATTATTTATTAATGAAGCATACATCATTAAATACAGAAAACAAATTACCGAAGATCTAACCATAATACTTAATGAACCAGTTGGTATACTATTTAGTAAGTATTATAGGAGTACATATATATATGAGGAATCAGTAGAAAAGGATTTGAGAGCATTATGGGAAGTATATTTTTTGTGTTTTCCAGTGATAACTACAACATTGCACTCTTTACATAAAGGGAGTTTTCATATGATAGATAATATTTTTGATCTACTTCTCATAGATGAAGCTGGTCAAGTAATGCCTCATTATCTAGTAGGACCAATGTATAGATCACGTAGAGCAATTATTGTGGGAGATGTACTACAACTTAATCCAGTAAGAAATCAAGTATATCCAGAAGTATTTGAAAAATATGAAAAGCAATATGGTTTAAATGACATATATAATTTGGATAATCAGAGTGCTCAGAGTTTTGCAAACAGAGTTACAGACTATTATGAATTACTGGATAATAAAAAAATCGGTATTATACTTGAAGAACATAGGCGCTGTGAAAACAATATAGTAATGTTCTCTAATGATCACGTATACAGTAATAGAATGAAGATAGTGAAGATGAATGAAACGAAAGAATTGTTGGGCACCAATCTTGCTTTTGTAGATGTAAGAGGAATCAAAAATAAGGATTACACCAATAATGCTGAAGTCAATATTTGTAAAGCTATTGTGGCTGAATTAAAAAAGACTAGTCCTAACAGTGAAATAGGGATAATAACACCTTATAAAAATCAGGAAAAATTATTGGAATATAATATTAATAGTACTAATATTGAATGTGGTACAGTTCATAGATTTCAGGGGAAAGGCAAAGATATAATAATCATAAGTCTAGTTGTAAGTTCAATAAAAGACAAAAAAGGATTAAGTTTCCTTGGAGCTGAGCCTAATTTTTTGAATGTAGCATTAACCAGAGCCAAGAAACAGTTAATTATTGTTGGTAACTATGATATCTTGGATGGAAGTCATTATTTATCAAAGTTAAAACAAACGATTAGTACACATGGTAATGTGTATTCATTTTTTCATGATGAGTTTAAAATGAACATGGAAGTTTACAAACAAATGCAGAGAATTATGTCTTTTAGTTTGATAAAGAATGAAGAATATAACCGTATTTTTGCAAAATTTGAAGCTGTTAAAGGTTTACTATCCAACGATGAACATTACAAATTACTAAATAGTTTATTTGAAACAACAGAAAGTATTGAAGTATGTAGCCCATGGATAAATAGGGTAGTTGCTAAAAATGATTATATTGAGAAAATTCAAAGCTATGTAGAAACAGGCAAGAAGTACAAAATATTTTTTGGTAATAAAAAAACTAAATATACCCTTTCATCAAGAGAAGAGATAAGAAGGATTGTAGAAAAGGATTCAAGATATGCTACTACTGATAATAAGATTGAAGATGAAGTTGAGATGATAATGTCAATACAAAGAGCTATTGGAGAAAATTTAGTATATAAGCCACCTATGCATACTAAAATTCTTATTATTAATAATCAATATATGGTTATTGGATCTCACAATTGGTTATGTAAAAATGGTTTAGGACATAATAGTCCAGATGAGTTAAGTTGTATTGTTGAAGATGAGAGTATGATACAATATGTACGTAGTGAAATTATGAAATGTCTATAA